One Aegilops tauschii subsp. strangulata cultivar AL8/78 chromosome 2, Aet v6.0, whole genome shotgun sequence genomic window, TCAATTACTTTTATTTTTATACAAAGATAGATAAAAAATACTGTATATACATCCATTGTCAGAAATTTCAGTACGTAACAACATGGTACTCAACTAAAAAAAACATTGTACTAGTGCACATCCACCGGCCGGTAGGCCCTTACTTCAGCGGAGCCTCTTGTGGCTGTAGACATAGGTACTTGCGAAGCGGAGGTAGAGCGCAAGTTGGGCGGCGCTGAAGCCGGCGAGCAACCAGTAGAAGTAGTCGAGGTGAGCACGGTTAAGGTTGTCCGCGAACCAGCTGTCGCCACCACCGCTGCTGGTGATGCGGTCGATTAGGGAGACAAGAGTGCCGCTGATGAAGTTGCCCATGCCGATCACGCTATAGTAGAGTGCCATGCCCAAGCTGCGTAGCTCACTGGGCATCTGATCATAGAAGAACTCCTGCATCCCCACTTCCGCAAACACACCTGCGACCCCAATCAAAACGTATTGTGGCACCAGCCATGCCCAGCACATCGGCACCGTTGCCTCCGGGTCGTCCACCAGGCCGTGCTCCCGTGCCGTCTCAAGGCGTCGTCTTTCCACCAATGCTGCCACAGACATCGAGGCCAGGGTCAGCGCCATGCCCGTGCCCACACGTTGTAGCAGCGTTAGCCCCGATAAGGTGCCCGTGGTGCGCCGCAGCGCCGGCACCAGCACACGGTCATATATGGGGACAAACAATAGGATTGATGCAGGCCCCAACGTTTGCAGCGCCGCCGGTGGCAGCTCCAGGCCTCCAAAGATGCGGCGGTCCAGGGTGCGGCCCTGCTTGTTAAAGAGCGTCATGACTTGTGCAAATGCCACACCATAAGCCAGGCACGCCACCCAAATCGACAACAACCGCAGCACAGCACGTGCGTCCTCCTTCTTGGTTGCAACGTCCTTGGCTTCTAGCTGGCATTCTATTTTTGTACCAAGCATTGAGCTTGAAGTGGCATTGTCATGTTGGACTAGCACAGCGAGGCTACGAGCAAGGAGCACGAAGGGGCTATCCGTGCCGGGAGTGGCCTCATAGAGGCGATATGTAGGGGTGCCGAGGAGGAAGACAACGAAGGCACATAGCATGAGGGCACAGAGCATGCCAAATCCAATTCCCCAACCAAGGTTCTCCTGGATGTAGCTGACTACACCAACAGAAATGGTGATACCTATAGCCAAGGAGAAGTACCACCAATTGAACAAAGAGCTGCGGGCGGCGCACTCCCTAGGGTGGTCGGGATCGAACTGGTCAGCAGCAAAGGCCAGTGCACATGGATTGTCTGCACCCTGCGCGATGGCAATGAGATAGAGGGAGGCGTAGAAGAAGGCCACCTGCAGCGACATGGGATGGGAAGAGGTGTCGTCGGGTAATGATGGATGATGTGTCGAGAGCACCGATGATAGAGTGATCATGGCATACCCCTGCACATGTACAATTTTTAGTTGTCAGTGTTTGCTTAATGGTCAACCCATAAAGAATAAATCTAAACTACAAGAAACATTTTCTACGTGTATATCTTGAAGACGTGTTCAAAACCAGATTACTACCGAGGCAAAAAAAACACCTTACTGATCGGCTTCTTAAAGGGTCATACACTTTCTCATCCTTGATAACCCCCGTTGTTCCCAAGTGTGAGACAATGACCAGATTTAAGTGAACTTGTCTAATACTTGTGTTTATTTATTCCATGATTTTCATGCCTGAGAGAGACGTACCAAGATGCCAGGCTCGTCGAAGGACTAACTCAGACACAAATATGGATGGCATGTCACACATATTAGAAAATAATATGGTGGTTTTCTTAAGTCCATACAATCACATCAGACCCATTTTAACTCTACATTATTATTTTTCAAAACATTTGAAAACACATAACCTAACTTACAATAGACATTACTTGTTTTCTATATTGTTTTTAGTAGTCAAATTTCAATTTCGTTGGAATGGATGGATAGAGTAGTCCCTTATATTTCACAAAATCTCTGAAATATTTTACATATACTAATTTTCTACTTCTTTCAATTTCAAAGTCTCACTTAGAATATATCTAGGGTAATTTAATTATAGATATTTAGCAAATTCATTTAAGCTTTAATTCTAACCCTTTATCCACTATAAAATCTTAGAAATTGTGCTCCGTATATTCAGGTTTGCTAGGTCCCAGAATCAATTTGGCAAGGCCAAGGGAGATAACTACTTATCTCATTAATCCCTCCCTCTCTATATATAATTAATGTAAAATGGCAAGCAACGCTTGAAATTGCAATGGATTAATCTACTGGACATGCTATCCAACTAATAACTACTACACGGAGTGGCCGTTTTTCATGCATAATTAACTATTACATCCTAATATTGGCTAATCAACCTTGATGGCCCTTTGGATTTGCAAACATGAAAGTAGGGAGTACTTCTTGATTAAACAATGATTGTTTTGAATTATAAATATATTATCTACAATTTTGAAATTTAATGGCCTCAAATTCTTTTCACATGACCAAAAGGTAAATGTCCTAACATACTAATATCATGACTATAAAAAAAAATACTAATATCATGACTTCATTTGTACACCCAAAACCACCTCTTGGTGTTTCCCCTCCATGACAACCTCCATTCCACAACTTTCCTCACTCGGTGCACCTTTCTCCAAAAAGGAAGTGATGATGCCTTTTTGCATATGAAAATTTACGCTAgccatcactagtagaaaaacgacttttagtcccggttcgtaaggactttagtgccggttctggaaccggcactaaagggtggggactaaaggtacccccccccctcccttagacccggttcaacacgaaccggaGCCTAAGGCCCACCACATGGCACAAGCCCGCGCCGTGGTAtgtgggacctttagtaccggttggtaacaccagccgggactaaagattttttttttttggaaaaaaatgatatttttaatttcaaatttctgaattatttgacgacttagtctctaatcacccctcataaCTGCTCAAGTGTACACCactcattccaaatcgtctaacttcccggccggtcaGACATCCTCTCAccactccagcctgagcacggtTAATTAACTTCCGAGTTCTATTCCCCCTAGTTTCCAAGTCAGCACTCGTTGTTTTCGTGACAATAGTAAGTTGttaatcctattaaccctcaggagtttagcttgagTATGAAGTCACATGTTTCattgtttgagtttgaaactattattctaaaatacaataattatttagtaacagtaatatttcttgaataagtagtttgactagatttgaccaaaattcaaaaaaaactaaaataattatttagtagcactaatattcttgaataattatttagtaacactaatatttcttgaataagtatttgaccacagtttgaccaaatttaaccaaaattcaaaaaaactgaaacttgagcataactttttttccttttagaatttgaggattctaaaaatttgcaaaacgttttgatatattatactttttttcGACATTGTATGCAAAAGATATAGTCGTTTTAGTTTTTTAtaacacttttttgcaaaacatgtcgaAATTTATATTTTTAAATTTCCCTAACTACtagatgtagtaacataactacatctagaaggattttaatttttgaagtttttatcattttcttttttttttaaactgaaaaggcaataagggggggggggtagagtttgaaaattgccctttagtcccggtttgtgtctccAACCGGGACTTAAGGTTAGACCCATTTAGTCCCGGTTTATGACACAAACCGGGAGTataggttagacctttagtccggtttgtgtcacaaaccgggactaaagggcctcgtggggccccggcctgacgctggcctgccaccacccctttagtaccggttcgtggcacgaaccggtactaaagattcaacacgaaccgggaccaatgcatagccgttcgaaccgggactaatggtaccattagtaccgggccaaaatcaaaccgggactaatgtgtctcacgtaaggtcgtttttctactagtgcatgtaCTAGATGGTTTTCGACTAAGTTTCTACAGAAAGTATTGGCACTCCATAGAACATGTAGTTCTCCCCTTGTTTTGGGACTTCCACAACCAGACTACCCATGTAGAATATTTCAAGAGAGCATATGATTCTTCTCCCAAGGGCAACAATGGTAGGGCCTAATGGCAGCAAAGAAACATCTCTTTCGCTTTGGGTCTTTCGCGATAAAGGACGGGTCAGAGATTCGTTTCTGGGAAGACATCTGGCTAGACAATGCCAGTCTCCGAGAACAATATCCAGCCTTGTACAACATCGCTCGCAATAAGAATAAAACTATTGCGCGGGTGCTCAGTTCATTCCCGCCCAATATTTCATTTAGTCGGGATTTGATTGGCCCCCGTTTTACGTCATGGCATAATCTTTTATCCGGTCTGGATTTGATTAATTTGACACCAGGTCGGGATGTGTTTCGCTGGAACCTTACTGCATCGGGGTCTTTCACGGTAGACTCTATGTACCGTGCGCTCACGCATTCTGAGGTACCagtgaataataataagaaaATCTGGAAGTCAAAGATTCCACTAAAAGTTAAAATCTTCATGTGGTATCTTCGTAGGGGATTTGTTCTAACCAAAGACAACCCCGCACGCCGCAACTGGCCAAGGAGTAAGAAGTGTTGTTTTTGCACTCATGAAGAGACAATCAAAAACCTCTTTTTCCAATGCAAGTTTGCACGTTCTACGTGGTCAGTCATCCAAATAGCGTCAAATTTGTATCCGCCAACAAGTGTCACCAATATTTTTGGTCATTGGCTGGATGGTATTTCAAATAGGTTGAAAACGCTAATAAGGGTGAGAGCGTATGCCTTACTatggtcgctttggctatgtagGAATGATTtggttttcaaaaaaaaaaggcttctcctttgcaggttattttccgttGTACGCACTCGCTTCATACGTGGTCTACGCTACAACGAGTGGAGTACCAACCGCTGTTCAAGGCGGTGTGTACGCGGTTGGAGCAGGTGGCTACAGAGGTTTttacccaacatgggtggcagcataATCTCCGGATCGGTCCACCACCCCTTTCGACATAGGCATAGTGTCGGTCTATATGACTCTACTGTCGCccatttgttgtttttctttttctttttatcaGACTTTAGGTGATTGGTtgtgtgcatcttagttatgcagaggccgagTGTTACTCATAATGCtttgtatcctcttgatgctacattttgagataataaaagcgccctttatcgaaaaaaaCAATGGTAGGCCCGCCAATGACTTTTGACCTATCTTTTTTCCAAATTTTCCCGTCGCAAAGCCATTGTCAAGCTTCTAATTGAAAGACTAAATCCCGTACCCCTCCTCCTTGTTCACAATGATGGGACTGGATTCATCAATGTAACGTCTACCGCAGAGAATTTTATATATGCCCATATCTTCTTAGCTGCTATCACTCAAGAAAGGCACCCACTATGACCTTCAAAATCTATTCCCGTAAAGCTTTTGACTCCATCGTGTGGGACTCTCTTCTTCTCATTCCTACCCGTACGGGTTTCCTACCAGCCTTGTTGTCTTGGATTCACACACTACGTATACTCTCTTCTAGTAAAACGGTGGTCCTCCTAAATGGTGTCACTAAAATTGGATCAATTGCTAAAATGGACTAAGTCAAGGTGATCCGCTCTCCCCTTGCATCTCCATCGTCGTTGCAGACTTAGTACAACATCGAATATTCAAAGACCACTCAGATGACCTTCTACATCACCTAATCAACCCTAACTTACCCCTACCGCCCTCCAGTATGTTGAAGACACACTGATTCTAGCCCACAATTCCATAGAGGCTGACAACCAGCTTAAGACCATCCTCGATGACTTTGCCAAAGCCATTGGTCCAGACATGACATTAATGTTCCACAAAACCACCTCCGTCCCCATTCACAATAACCCCTACACCGCGATTGACATTGCCACTATTTTTATTTCACGGCCTCTTCCTTTCCACAGACATACCTAGGTTTACAAGTTTCCCCATCAACGTTCCCCTCCACTTTTTAGCCCATCGCCCACACAACAAAAATTGGCAATCTAGGCATCAACAACGTGCTTCACAAGAATAACTGATTGTTCAGGATGATCACTTTCAAACTGTTGCAAATGCCCCAACCTCCGATGGGTGCAATGCTACCATCGCCGCTATTCCCATGCAGTTGATGATAAACACTCCACCCCCTTTCTTTGGATAACCATAAACAACCACATGCCCACCCTTCAGCAAATCTCCTTTGTTCTTGCCAATAATGGTCTTGCCTCCTTCTTCCAGATAGATACTTGGCTCCTAAGCCAACCCCTTCTGACGCCTACCTGGATATCTACTCCTACTCTATCCACACCACCGCCCTAGTCTCATAGCTCAAGCAAAATCGGATATTGCCCAACCTACGGATCCTCCTTCCAACATTTTCGGCCAAACTTTGACCATCTATATAAATTACACCATATGTTTTATATGCTACAAAAAGGATTCACTAAATATAATTTTTGTGACATATAGTTTATACTATATTTTTGGTTAACTTcatggtcaaagtttgacactAAACACAAGGGGGCTTATTAAACCTGGACGAAGTGAGTATTATTATTCTTTTTGATTTGTAGGAACTAGTAACCGTTCCCCGACAAAAATAAAAACTGCGCCTGCCATTGTTACTTGATTATTACTTAAAGATAGTTCATACCACTATTTTtcttatatactccctccgtcccaaaataagtgactcaagtTTGTACTAACTTTGTAGGGAGTATATCGCAAGTACTCCGCATCACGTCATAATATAACAAATGCATACATGATCCGTATCAGAAAAAATCCATATATTTGTTGTTCAACCTACCGTTAGTTGATGGCACATGAGCTTTTTTTTGGGGGGAGTTGCATTATTGCATACTACGATTCAGGCAAGTCTCATCCGCGCAATCAAGTTTCAGATGTCAAGGTCGTTGCCATCGCCTACTGATGGTGCCGTACGTTGAAATGTATCAAAAGAATTAAATGAAGGAAAAATTACCATGACGTAGAGGATGCAGGCAAGGATGATGGACCGGCAGCGCCCCAGCCATGAGTCGGCGACGAAGGCGCCCAGCAGCGGCATCAGCGTGGCCGTTCCCGACCAGACATTCACGCCGGCAGCTGCGGCAGCGTTAGAGTGGCCCAGCGGCCCCGTCAGGTACGTGATCAGGTTCGCCGACACGCCATAGTAGGAGAAAGCGCTGGCGACCTCCATCACTGCATGCATGCCGCCGGCCGGCCGGCCATATTGATAGCAGATTGATCAGTTGTCGCCAGTGAAAAGCTTAGCTAGCTAGGAGGGTTCATGCGTGCGTACGTACCGACGACGAAGAGGGCGGAGCGCCACCCGCCGGAGGTGCTGTGGTAGACGAGGCGGCCACGGAAGTCGGAGACGCCGGCGAGCGGTGGCCCATCTTCTGTGTGCTCCGTAAGGAAGGGAGCCTCGGCGTCCACCATTCCCATCATGCTATACCTCTCAGTACTCTGTTGGAGCTAATTAAGCTCCACCTCTCTCTACAGAATCTTTAGGTTGTGTGTCACTGTCAACGCGAGCCAAAAATCTTTGCCAGCTGAGCTAATCAAAATACATGATGCTTGCACGTAGTTGGTTGGTACGTACAACACTTCCCTTTCTTTCTTtctatctactccctccgtttctaaatgtaagtctttgtagagattccactatggaccatatacagatgtatatagatgcattttagagtgtagattcactcattttgcttcgtatgtgattcatagtgaaatctcttcaaagacttatatttacgaacggagggagtagttcccATTGTGATAATAGTAGATCCACGGAGAGGTTTCGACGGACTTCACGGGCTGAGGAACGTGGCCAAGTttaattgccccccccccccccccccaccccccaatTTTAAGTGGTGGGGCCCTTCCTACTTAACGAAATCACAGATATTAATCCTTAATTAGCCCGTAAACCTTCTGTAAAGTGCCCGTGTGTGTAGCATTACTCTTCCCATTGGCAGGGAAAAAGTCTAATTAAGTTATATAAATGGATATAAAAAGTTAAGATATTAGCTTCGCATCACCGCTAAGTTTTTTAACCTAGCACCTACTCGTTGTAAATATATAAACATCTATGATATCAAATTAGCTCCATCAGATCCATTATTAAATATACTTTCGTTGATGTTGCATATTAGCCAACAAAACTTATAGATTTGGTCAAACATACAGAAGTTTCAGTTAGCACAAAACTAGAACTTCCATCAATTTCGGATACAAGGACTGCGTTCACATCTTTTAGCATTGGTGTTGGTCAATATCTTATCAGCTTTACCACCTTACCTGCATGGTCCAAGACAATGACAATATGCTCACTCTGTTAATAAAGATGGTTGTAATGCAACCAGTTCGGATGTGCAATCATATAGAGTGCCAACGAGCATTTGAAGACGAATCCACATACCTTATTATTAAATACATCTTTTCTTGGTGGCTTGCATGGTACAAACAAGTATGACCAAGAAATACTTTGCACTCTTTATTTTCTTAATAATCTTGGACTTAATGGCAGAAGCAAGCAAGTGTATCAAGTCATTCTGATTCTTATAATAAAGATATTGAGTAGGAGTTTCTTCGTATGTTAATTGTAATAATACGACGAACATGCTCTTAAATAATTGTGACAAATTGCAAAAAACATCTCTACCAAACCCAAGAGATATGCATGGCTATCTTCATACCTTTTGCTGTTAATAGCACGAAATTAAGTCTAGATTATGCTTTGCAAGAAATTTAACAATGCACCAATTCTAAGAACAACTTCTCTCCCGCGCTCCTTCGCATTTTCAAGTTGTCGCTGAGCATCTTTATAAATAGTTTGATACTTCCGCAATCTGGTACGCAGCTCATACCAAGTGATCATATTCAAAACATAATATGCACTTGTCTCATGCTCTTTAATTATACTGCCAAGATGTATCCAATCATCCTGCCCCTCATTTGTCAACTTGCCTTTACAagcaaatcaaaagattttgttGAGGTCGTTAGAATAGACAAGCCATTCCCTATTGAAATGCTTCCCATTTGACAGAATCCTGATATAGAATAGTTCCAAAGCGCTTCTAGAATATCTATCCATTGGACCTTTCAAATTTTAGAAGTCACTTTTAGTGCCCTTTTGTGCTAAAAAATGTCAATTTATTTAGAATCAATTAAACCCCAAATTCTTGGATCAAATTCATCAACATGAAAGAAACCACCAACATCCGCAATAGGCGAAGTATCCAATTAACATCAATACTAGTTGTCCTGATGTTATCATCATTATTATCAATGTCGATGTTTGTGTTATCAATAAGTACTTCCTCAACATAAACATTATTTTTGGTCTCTGTCTATCCATCTCTAGGATCATTGTCAGCATTATAATGGGAGGACGCGTGTAATTATTTATAATAAACCCATATGTGTCTCCTTTATGAGATTGAGTTAAATTCTTATTTCTTGTTTTTTTTCTCATGCTTTTGGCAACCAGATCCAATTTTGTAGTCCGAAAAGACGTGACTATCTTGAAACATGTATACATAAAGTGAAAATAACGGAATTAGCAACAAGCTATTGGCATAAATGAAAATTGATAGGTGGACTGTGCTCTGTGGAACGCATGGATCAATGGTGGAAAACTCATAGAAGTCATCATGTTGAACTGTGCATGATTGAATTGAATAGGATCACCGTATTGGAGAAAGGAGACGAGCAGACGCAGTGCTCAACATGACTCATCCTGGTCGTTAGTGTCATCCATGGGCTGGGTGCTGGATGGCGCTCAAGCAATAGAGGGGCAACTCATGATCCATGGTGGTGATGGGTGGC contains:
- the LOC109753312 gene encoding protein NRT1/ PTR FAMILY 5.10, translating into MMGMVDAEAPFLTEHTEDGPPLAGVSDFRGRLVYHSTSGGWRSALFVVVMEVASAFSYYGVSANLITYLTGPLGHSNAAAAAGVNVWSGTATLMPLLGAFVADSWLGRCRSIILACILYVMGYAMITLSSVLSTHHPSLPDDTSSHPMSLQVAFFYASLYLIAIAQGADNPCALAFAADQFDPDHPRECAARSSLFNWWYFSLAIGITISVGVVSYIQENLGWGIGFGMLCALMLCAFVVFLLGTPTYRLYEATPGTDSPFVLLARSLAVLVQHDNATSSSMLGTKIECQLEAKDVATKKEDARAVLRLLSIWVACLAYGVAFAQVMTLFNKQGRTLDRRIFGGLELPPAALQTLGPASILLFVPIYDRVLVPALRRTTGTLSGLTLLQRVGTGMALTLASMSVAALVERRRLETAREHGLVDDPEATVPMCWAWLVPQYVLIGVAGVFAEVGMQEFFYDQMPSELRSLGMALYYSVIGMGNFISGTLVSLIDRITSSGGGDSWFADNLNRAHLDYFYWLLAGFSAAQLALYLRFASTYVYSHKRLR